From the genome of Thermoanaerobaculia bacterium, one region includes:
- a CDS encoding heavy metal translocating P-type ATPase produces the protein MKSAVDPVCGMAVDPERAPARETHAGKEYFFCNPGCAAKFRADPAKFLAPGAVPVPMTPMHGPLPSMPSLPSMPAAAPAGERDPVCGMTVDPARAAARVERGGKTYFFCRPECAAKFRANPDAYLGTGARSEPAPEAPDAGVYTCPMDPEVRQIGPGICPICGMALEPVEVTLEAGKDPELVSMSRRFRISLVLTVPLLALSMAHIGPGWLQFVLATPVVLWGGAPFFARAWRSLVNRAFNMFTLIGIGTGAAYLDSVAALLAPGLFPDSFRPHGHLPLYFEPAAVITTLVLLGQVLELTARAKTTGAIRGLLALAPKTARRVAAGGREEDVPVEAIAAGDRLRIRPGERVPADGIVLEGRTSIDESMLTGEPVPVEKSAGDEVRTGTINGTGAIVMRADRVGGQTLLARIVRSVVSAQRSRAPIQRIADRVSGFFVPGVVLAAAATFAVWALFGPNPRFAYALVNAVAVLIIACPCALGLATPMSIMVGTGRGAHSGVLVRDAAALETLGKADTIVLDKTGTLTEGKPRVSWVQALPGFEAGEIVRLAASLERASEHPLAAALIAEAGRRGLPVDAAKEFRSVTGKGVEGEAAGRRVAVGNRALLSDARVDGGPLEPLAAAREREAETVLLVAVDGRPAGVVSVADPLKESAASAVAALRRAGLAVRLVTGDARPAAEAAARRAGIESVEAGVLPDGKREIVTRLQREGHVVAMAGDGINDAPALAQADVSIAMGTGTDVAIESAGITLVKGDLRGIVRAVRLSRAVMRNIRQNLFFAFVYNAVGIPLAAGALYPFFGLLLSPMIASAAMSFSSVSVIGNALRLRKAELG, from the coding sequence ATGAAGAGCGCCGTCGACCCGGTCTGCGGGATGGCCGTGGATCCCGAGCGCGCCCCCGCGCGCGAGACGCATGCCGGGAAGGAGTACTTCTTCTGCAATCCGGGATGCGCGGCGAAATTCCGCGCGGACCCGGCGAAGTTCCTCGCTCCCGGCGCCGTCCCCGTACCGATGACCCCGATGCACGGACCGCTGCCGTCGATGCCTTCCCTTCCCTCGATGCCGGCCGCGGCCCCGGCGGGAGAGCGCGATCCCGTCTGCGGAATGACCGTGGATCCCGCCCGCGCCGCAGCGAGAGTCGAGCGGGGCGGGAAGACGTATTTCTTCTGCCGGCCGGAATGCGCCGCGAAATTCCGGGCGAATCCCGACGCTTACCTCGGAACGGGGGCCCGCTCGGAGCCGGCCCCCGAGGCCCCCGACGCCGGCGTCTACACCTGCCCGATGGACCCGGAGGTCCGCCAGATCGGCCCGGGCATCTGCCCGATCTGCGGCATGGCGCTCGAGCCGGTCGAGGTGACGCTCGAGGCCGGGAAGGATCCGGAGCTCGTGTCGATGTCCCGGCGGTTCCGGATCTCGCTCGTCCTCACCGTTCCCCTCCTCGCCCTCTCGATGGCTCACATCGGGCCGGGATGGCTCCAATTCGTTCTCGCGACTCCCGTCGTTCTGTGGGGCGGCGCGCCCTTTTTCGCGCGCGCCTGGCGTTCGCTCGTCAACCGCGCGTTCAACATGTTCACGCTGATCGGGATCGGCACCGGAGCCGCGTATCTCGACAGCGTCGCCGCCCTGCTCGCTCCCGGCCTCTTCCCCGACTCCTTCCGCCCGCACGGCCATCTTCCCCTCTACTTCGAGCCCGCGGCCGTGATCACGACCCTCGTTCTCCTGGGCCAGGTGCTCGAGCTCACGGCCCGCGCGAAGACCACCGGCGCGATCCGCGGGCTCCTGGCTCTGGCGCCGAAGACCGCCCGCCGCGTGGCCGCCGGCGGACGCGAGGAGGACGTCCCGGTCGAGGCGATCGCGGCCGGCGACCGCCTGCGGATCCGGCCGGGAGAGCGCGTTCCCGCCGATGGAATCGTCCTCGAGGGACGGACGTCGATCGACGAATCGATGCTGACCGGGGAGCCCGTCCCGGTCGAGAAGAGCGCGGGGGACGAAGTGCGGACGGGCACGATCAACGGCACCGGCGCGATCGTCATGCGCGCGGACCGCGTCGGCGGACAGACGCTCCTCGCCCGGATCGTGCGCTCGGTCGTCTCCGCCCAGCGCAGCCGCGCGCCGATCCAGCGGATCGCCGACCGCGTCTCGGGCTTCTTCGTTCCGGGCGTCGTGCTCGCGGCCGCGGCGACCTTCGCGGTGTGGGCCCTGTTCGGCCCGAACCCGCGCTTCGCCTACGCCCTCGTGAACGCGGTCGCGGTGCTGATCATCGCGTGCCCCTGCGCGCTCGGCCTGGCCACCCCCATGTCGATCATGGTCGGCACGGGGCGCGGCGCGCATTCGGGGGTCCTGGTCCGCGACGCGGCGGCCCTCGAGACCCTCGGCAAGGCCGACACGATCGTCCTCGACAAGACCGGCACGCTGACCGAGGGAAAACCCCGCGTTTCGTGGGTTCAAGCGCTCCCCGGCTTCGAGGCCGGGGAGATCGTCCGGCTCGCGGCGAGCCTCGAGCGCGCGAGCGAACATCCGCTCGCGGCGGCGCTCATCGCCGAAGCCGGCCGGCGCGGCCTCCCGGTCGACGCGGCGAAGGAGTTCCGTTCGGTGACGGGGAAGGGCGTCGAGGGCGAAGCCGCGGGGCGCCGCGTCGCCGTCGGCAACCGCGCGCTCCTCTCCGATGCGCGAGTCGACGGGGGCCCGCTCGAACCGCTCGCCGCCGCGCGAGAGCGGGAAGCCGAGACCGTGCTTCTCGTGGCGGTCGACGGGCGGCCGGCGGGGGTGGTCTCGGTCGCGGATCCCTTGAAGGAGTCCGCTGCGTCCGCCGTCGCCGCGCTCCGCCGGGCCGGGCTCGCGGTCCGCCTCGTCACCGGCGACGCGCGGCCGGCCGCGGAGGCGGCGGCGCGGCGCGCGGGAATCGAGTCGGTCGAGGCGGGCGTCCTCCCGGACGGGAAGCGCGAGATCGTGACGCGCCTGCAGCGCGAGGGGCACGTCGTCGCGATGGCCGGAGACGGGATCAACGACGCGCCGGCGCTCGCGCAGGCGGACGTCTCGATCGCGATGGGGACCGGGACGGACGTGGCGATCGAGAGCGCGGGGATCACGCTCGTGAAGGGTGACCTCCGGGGAATCGTGCGGGCCGTCCGGCTCTCGCGCGCCGTGATGCGGAACATCCGGCAGAATCTCTTCTTCGCGTTCGTCTACAACGCGGTCGGAATTCCGCTCGCCGCGGGCGCGCTCTATCCTTTCTTCGGCCTGTTGCTCTCGCCGATGATCGCCTCGGCCGCGATGAGCTTCTCGTCGGTCTCCGTGATCGGGAACGCCCTGCGCCTGCGGAAGGCGGAACTCGGCTGA
- a CDS encoding metalloregulator ArsR/SmtB family transcription factor — MSMKTNRFAAAAATARALAEPTRLAILATLSRGERCVCDLSAELGASQPRLSFHLKILKNAGLLVDRPEGRMTFYALRPESGPAVQELLERLAAPRARRTR; from the coding sequence ATGTCGATGAAGACGAACCGGTTCGCGGCCGCCGCGGCGACCGCCCGCGCCCTCGCCGAGCCGACCCGGCTGGCGATCCTCGCGACCCTTTCCCGCGGCGAACGCTGCGTCTGCGATCTTTCCGCCGAGCTCGGCGCCTCGCAGCCTCGCTTGTCGTTTCACCTGAAGATCCTCAAGAACGCCGGGCTCCTGGTCGACCGCCCGGAAGGGCGGATGACCTTCTACGCGCTGCGGCCCGAATCCGGTCCCGCCGTCCAGGAGCTGCTCGAACGGCTGGCCGCCCCGCGAGCCCGGAGGACCCGATGA
- a CDS encoding HDIG domain-containing protein, with the protein MPNRTDAERLLHEFTKSDALRKHGRAVEEAMRAYARWFGETDPARLETWGIVGLLHDFDYEQNPTEETHLHVGGGILRERGYPEEIVEAICSHADYMKIPRDTPLKKAIYACDETVGFIGACVKVRPTKKIADLPPESVLKKLKDKAFARSVDRSYVYGGADAVGRPLAEHVAFVIEALKPIADDIGL; encoded by the coding sequence ATGCCGAACCGCACCGACGCCGAACGCCTCCTCCACGAATTCACGAAATCGGACGCCCTCCGCAAGCACGGCCGCGCGGTCGAGGAAGCCATGCGGGCCTACGCGCGCTGGTTTGGGGAGACCGATCCCGCCCGTCTGGAAACCTGGGGCATCGTCGGCCTCCTGCACGATTTCGATTACGAGCAGAACCCGACCGAGGAGACGCACCTTCACGTGGGCGGCGGGATCCTCCGGGAGCGCGGCTACCCCGAGGAGATCGTCGAAGCGATCTGCTCGCACGCCGATTACATGAAGATCCCGCGGGACACGCCGCTGAAGAAAGCGATCTACGCCTGCGACGAGACGGTCGGCTTCATCGGGGCGTGCGTCAAGGTGCGCCCGACGAAGAAGATCGCCGACCTCCCTCCCGAATCGGTCCTGAAGAAGCTCAAGGACAAGGCGTTCGCGAGATCGGTCGACCGCTCGTACGTCTACGGAGGCGCCGACGCCGTCGGGCGCCCCCTCGCGGAGCACGTCGCGTTCGTGATCGAGGCGCTCAAACCGATCGCCGACGATATCGGGCTGTAG
- the glnA gene encoding type I glutamate--ammonia ligase, giving the protein MRLQFTDILGIIKNVEIPRSQFSKALDGEIQFDGSSIEGFTRIEESDMNLVPDLDTFAIYPWFHKDERVGRLICDVHNPDGSAFAGCPRLALKKQMDKAAALGYTMVTGPEAEFFLFRRDANGDPIIDTHDEGAYFDLTPVDRGEEARRDIVVALEQMGFEVEAAHHEVAPGQHEIDFKYADAVTTADRVSTFRFIVKKVALDHGLHATFMPKPIFGVNGSGMHVHQSFIDSKGNNAFYDAKAKWELSKTALHYTGGILRHATAFVAVTNPLVNSYKRLVPGYEAPVNVAWSMRNRSPMIRVPARRGMGTRIEVRMPDPSCNPYLAFGAMLASGMDGVKQKMDPGEPVDRNIFEMSQREKRRLKIDELPANLSEACDNLEKDTVVKDFLGEHILTHFLEAKRSEWAEYISTVQPWETERYLDKY; this is encoded by the coding sequence ATGCGTCTCCAGTTCACGGACATCCTCGGGATCATCAAGAACGTCGAGATCCCGCGATCCCAGTTCTCGAAGGCGCTCGACGGCGAGATCCAGTTCGACGGCTCGTCGATCGAGGGATTCACCCGGATCGAGGAATCCGACATGAACCTGGTGCCGGACCTCGACACGTTCGCGATCTACCCGTGGTTCCACAAGGACGAGCGGGTGGGCCGACTGATCTGCGACGTCCACAATCCGGACGGCAGCGCGTTCGCCGGATGCCCGAGGCTCGCGCTGAAGAAGCAGATGGACAAGGCGGCCGCGCTCGGCTACACCATGGTGACCGGCCCCGAAGCCGAATTCTTCCTCTTCCGTCGCGACGCCAACGGCGACCCGATCATCGACACCCACGACGAGGGCGCGTATTTCGACCTGACGCCCGTCGATCGCGGCGAGGAAGCGCGCCGCGACATCGTCGTCGCGCTCGAGCAGATGGGCTTCGAGGTGGAAGCCGCCCACCACGAGGTCGCGCCCGGGCAGCACGAGATCGACTTCAAGTACGCCGATGCCGTCACCACCGCCGATCGCGTTTCGACGTTCCGTTTCATCGTGAAGAAGGTCGCCCTCGATCACGGCCTCCATGCCACGTTCATGCCGAAGCCGATCTTCGGGGTGAACGGCTCGGGGATGCACGTCCACCAGTCCTTCATCGACAGCAAGGGGAACAACGCGTTCTACGACGCGAAGGCCAAGTGGGAGCTCTCGAAGACCGCGCTCCATTACACCGGCGGGATCCTGCGGCACGCGACGGCGTTCGTCGCGGTCACGAATCCTCTCGTCAACTCCTACAAGCGGCTCGTGCCCGGGTACGAGGCGCCGGTCAACGTCGCCTGGTCGATGCGGAACCGCTCGCCGATGATCCGCGTTCCCGCCCGGCGCGGAATGGGGACCCGGATCGAGGTGCGCATGCCGGACCCGTCCTGCAACCCGTACCTCGCTTTCGGCGCGATGCTCGCCTCGGGGATGGACGGCGTGAAGCAGAAGATGGACCCGGGCGAGCCGGTCGATCGCAACATCTTCGAGATGTCGCAGCGGGAGAAGCGCCGCCTGAAAATCGACGAGCTGCCGGCGAACCTCTCGGAAGCCTGCGACAACCTCGAGAAGGACACGGTCGTGAAGGATTTCCTCGGCGAGCACATCCTGACGCATTTCCTCGAGGCGAAGCGCTCGGAGTGGGCCGAGTACATCTCGACGGTCCAGCCCTGGGAAACGGAGCGATATCTCGACAAGTACTGA
- a CDS encoding pentapeptide repeat-containing protein — MANLEHLRALMSPDWAAWRKSNPSVTPDFTGADFTDKDLSGKDLSRTDLSRAQFAGTRLDRADLSRAALKDAVFRNVSARGAVFDQASLDYLDLSDCHFPEAKFTNVSARNTSFAGSDFSGADLEGLRVEGSDLSRANFSAARLVNANLRNAKLIGATFEGANLQGASLEGVAYQRGILSRANLEGANLRQADFTEADFRSARLVEASLRQATVTGADFEGANLERLDADQAVAPAANFNRAKMGGSRWTKADLRRIHLLDATGEGVSFTEAKMSDVDFRVLKLQRCTFAGADCSNSIFRRTMLKGHNFANAKFVGADAAECVAEEVSFVRANLSGANFRQANLKRADFTNAQAPAADFSGTLLIAAIFRSANLFDADFRFARAIGADFTGATLKSADFGNADLSEAIFKKTRIWGATAKKAKIAGSASYLFSLSSSFSGAKQKQKAADDAKERERQRRIHALATEAEKKPPHATGR, encoded by the coding sequence ATGGCGAACCTCGAGCACCTCCGCGCGCTGATGTCGCCCGATTGGGCGGCGTGGCGAAAGTCGAATCCCTCGGTGACGCCCGACTTCACGGGCGCCGATTTCACCGACAAGGACCTTTCCGGAAAGGACCTTTCCCGGACGGACCTCTCCCGGGCGCAGTTCGCCGGGACCCGCCTGGACCGGGCGGACCTCTCCCGCGCGGCTCTCAAGGACGCGGTGTTTCGGAACGTCTCCGCCCGCGGCGCGGTCTTCGACCAGGCGAGCCTCGACTATCTGGACCTCTCCGATTGCCATTTCCCGGAAGCGAAGTTCACGAACGTCAGCGCCCGGAACACGTCGTTTGCCGGGAGCGACTTCTCGGGCGCGGACCTCGAGGGGCTGCGGGTCGAGGGGAGCGATCTCTCCCGCGCGAATTTCTCCGCCGCGCGTCTGGTCAACGCGAACCTCCGGAACGCGAAGCTCATCGGCGCGACGTTCGAAGGCGCGAATCTCCAGGGCGCGTCGCTGGAGGGGGTCGCCTATCAGCGCGGCATTCTCTCGCGCGCCAATCTCGAAGGCGCGAACCTGCGCCAGGCCGATTTCACGGAGGCGGACTTCCGATCGGCGCGGCTCGTCGAGGCGTCTCTCCGCCAGGCGACCGTCACCGGGGCCGACTTCGAGGGCGCGAACCTCGAGCGCCTCGACGCGGACCAGGCCGTCGCGCCCGCGGCGAATTTCAACCGCGCGAAGATGGGCGGCTCCCGGTGGACGAAGGCGGACCTTCGCCGCATCCACCTCCTCGACGCGACCGGCGAGGGGGTGAGCTTCACCGAGGCCAAGATGTCCGACGTCGATTTCCGGGTGCTGAAGCTCCAGCGGTGCACCTTCGCCGGGGCGGACTGCTCGAACTCCATCTTCCGGCGCACGATGCTCAAGGGGCACAACTTCGCCAACGCCAAGTTCGTCGGCGCCGACGCCGCCGAATGCGTCGCCGAGGAGGTGAGCTTCGTCCGGGCGAACCTCTCCGGCGCGAATTTCCGGCAGGCGAACCTCAAGCGGGCCGACTTCACGAACGCCCAGGCGCCGGCCGCGGACTTCTCCGGGACGCTCCTCATCGCGGCGATCTTCCGGAGCGCGAACCTCTTCGACGCCGACTTCCGGTTCGCGCGCGCGATCGGGGCGGATTTCACGGGCGCGACTCTCAAGAGCGCCGATTTCGGAAACGCCGACCTGTCGGAGGCGATCTTCAAGAAGACCCGGATCTGGGGAGCGACCGCCAAGAAGGCGAAGATCGCGGGCTCCGCGAGTTACCTGTTCTCTCTCTCGTCGTCCTTCTCCGGCGCCAAGCAGAAGCAGAAGGCCGCCGACGACGCGAAAGAGCGGGAACGCCAGCGTCGGATCCACGCCCTGGCGACGGAGGCCGAGAAGAAGCCGCCCCACGCGACGGGGAGATAG